A part of Variovorax sp. HW608 genomic DNA contains:
- the nifW gene encoding nitrogenase stabilizing/protective protein NifW codes for MENFLEKLKSLSSAEDFLNFFGVPYEQKVVNVSRLHILKRFFQYIRQEASLKAGDELQMFTLYRGLLQRAYGDFVKSTPAQEKVFKVFQDVDGKQHVSLESLKASMPMRAAA; via the coding sequence ATGGAAAACTTCCTTGAGAAACTCAAGTCCCTGTCCTCCGCCGAGGACTTCCTGAACTTCTTCGGCGTGCCCTACGAGCAGAAGGTGGTCAACGTCAGCCGGCTGCACATCCTCAAGCGCTTCTTCCAGTACATCCGGCAGGAGGCCTCGCTGAAGGCGGGCGACGAGCTGCAGATGTTCACCCTCTACCGCGGCCTGCTGCAACGGGCCTACGGCGATTTCGTGAAGTCGACGCCGGCGCAGGAGAAGGTGTTCAAGGTGTTCCAGGACGTCGACGGCAAGCAGCATGTCTCGCTCGAGAGCCTGAAGGCCTCGATGCCGATGCGTGCCGCGGCCTGA
- a CDS encoding electron transfer flavoprotein subunit beta/FixA family protein, whose product MHIVVCIKQVPDSAQIRVHPVTNTIMRQGVPAIVNPYDLFSLEEALRLKDKFGGKVTMLCMGPPQAEDALRKCISYGADDAVLVTDRAFAGADTLATSYALAAGIRQIAKEQAVDIVFTGKQTIDGDTAQVGPGIAKRMGLQLLTYVSRIVETDPVNRRITVERRAEGGVQVLTTALPCLITMLENTNELRFASMPAMIHAAGHPVRKWNKEQAGIEDLGKIGLKGSPTVVSKVFGPTPRSEKAEMLDPETSSLRDVSLNLLQKIFTRHPTLEGDLLMKEMS is encoded by the coding sequence ATGCACATCGTCGTCTGCATCAAGCAGGTGCCGGACTCGGCGCAGATCCGCGTCCATCCGGTCACCAACACCATCATGCGCCAGGGGGTGCCGGCCATCGTCAATCCCTACGACCTCTTCTCGCTGGAGGAGGCGCTGCGCCTCAAGGACAAGTTCGGCGGCAAGGTCACCATGCTGTGCATGGGCCCGCCGCAGGCCGAGGACGCGCTGCGCAAGTGCATCAGCTACGGCGCGGACGACGCGGTGCTGGTGACCGACCGCGCCTTCGCCGGCGCCGACACGCTGGCCACTTCCTATGCGCTGGCCGCCGGCATCCGGCAGATCGCGAAGGAGCAGGCGGTGGACATCGTGTTCACCGGCAAGCAGACCATCGACGGCGACACCGCCCAGGTCGGCCCGGGCATCGCCAAGCGCATGGGCCTGCAGCTCTTGACCTACGTCTCGCGCATCGTCGAGACCGATCCGGTGAATCGCCGCATCACGGTGGAGCGGCGTGCCGAGGGCGGCGTGCAGGTCCTCACCACGGCCCTGCCCTGCCTCATCACGATGCTGGAGAACACCAACGAGCTTCGCTTCGCGTCGATGCCCGCGATGATCCATGCCGCCGGCCATCCGGTGCGCAAGTGGAACAAGGAACAGGCCGGCATCGAGGACCTGGGGAAGATCGGCCTCAAGGGCTCGCCCACGGTGGTGAGCAAGGTGTTCGGCCCGACACCGCGCAGCGAGAAGGCCGAGATGCTCGATCCCGAGACCTCCAGCCTGCGCGACGTGTCGCTCAACCTGTTGCAGAAGATCTTCACGCGCCATCCGACGCTGGAAGGCGACCTGCTGATGAAGGAGATGTCATGA
- a CDS encoding electron transfer flavoprotein subunit alpha/FixB family protein — protein MSEAPQAAPATPAAPVKRPAGRGRNLELPEHLKAYKGVWVFIEHDRGHVHSVSWELLGEARKLADKLGSGVGVVVLGGPDEALEKFAAEAFTYGADKAYIVHDPVLLGYRNEPFTKGLTDLVNKYQPEILLLGATSMGRDLAGSVATTLLTGLTADCTELNIDPSSRALAATRPTFGGSLLCTIMTLAYRPQMATVRPRVMAMPAADAGRTGEIVQETLGMVETQIVTKLLDFIADAQSQKINLPYADVIVSGGKGLKNPENFKLVFELARVLGGEVGATRPCVQAGWVEAERQVGQTGKTVRPKLYIAAGISGAIQHRVGMEASDAIVAINTDPNAPIFDFAHYGIVGNALQVLPALTQAFAQHLAQHRKLAA, from the coding sequence ATGAGCGAAGCCCCCCAAGCCGCCCCGGCGACGCCGGCCGCCCCCGTGAAGCGACCTGCCGGCCGCGGCCGCAACCTGGAACTGCCCGAACACCTCAAGGCCTACAAGGGTGTCTGGGTCTTCATCGAGCACGACCGGGGCCATGTGCACAGCGTCTCGTGGGAACTGCTCGGCGAGGCCCGCAAGCTGGCCGACAAGCTCGGCAGCGGTGTCGGCGTGGTGGTGCTCGGCGGCCCGGACGAGGCGCTGGAGAAGTTCGCGGCCGAGGCTTTCACCTACGGCGCCGACAAGGCCTACATCGTGCACGACCCGGTGCTGCTGGGCTATCGCAACGAACCCTTCACCAAGGGCCTCACCGACCTGGTGAACAAGTACCAGCCCGAGATCCTGCTGCTGGGCGCGACCTCCATGGGCCGCGACCTCGCGGGCTCGGTGGCGACCACGCTGCTCACCGGTCTCACGGCGGACTGCACCGAGCTCAACATCGACCCCAGCTCGCGTGCACTCGCGGCGACGCGGCCCACCTTCGGCGGCTCGCTGCTGTGCACGATCATGACCCTGGCCTACCGGCCGCAGATGGCCACCGTGCGCCCGCGCGTCATGGCCATGCCGGCGGCCGATGCCGGCCGCACCGGCGAGATCGTGCAGGAAACGCTCGGCATGGTGGAGACGCAGATCGTCACCAAGCTGCTCGACTTCATCGCCGACGCCCAGAGCCAGAAGATCAACCTGCCCTATGCCGACGTGATCGTCAGCGGCGGCAAGGGCCTGAAGAATCCGGAGAACTTCAAGCTGGTGTTCGAGCTGGCGCGCGTGCTCGGCGGCGAGGTCGGCGCCACGCGGCCCTGCGTGCAGGCCGGCTGGGTCGAGGCCGAGCGCCAGGTCGGCCAGACCGGCAAGACCGTGCGGCCCAAGCTCTACATCGCGGCCGGCATCTCGGGCGCGATCCAGCATCGCGTGGGCATGGAGGCGTCGGACGCGATCGTCGCCATCAACACCGACCCGAATGCACCGATCTTCGATTTCGCGCACTACGGCATCGTCGGCAACGCCCTGCAGGTCCTGCCAGCGCTGACGCAGGCCTTCGCCCAGCACCTGGCGCAGCACCGCAAGCTCGCCGCCTGA
- a CDS encoding FAD-dependent oxidoreductase produces MKKPSQFDAIVVGAGASGNAAAYTMAKAGLKVLQIERGEYPGSKNVQGAILYAKALEEIIPDFRDDAPLERHIIEQRLWMLDENSFVGTHIRSEDYNKPPYNRYTIIRAQFDKWFSAKVREAGALLICETTVNELIMDGDQVVGVSCDRQHGDVYADVVILADGVNSTLARKAGFHGEIKDGNVALAVKEILFMPEETIRQRFNVGEESGVVIEMVGRITDGMMGTGFLYTNKESLTIGVGCMLGDFKANPNRTSPYTLLEQMKRHPSIAPLIEGGEMKEYCAHLIPEGGFHAIPQVYGHGWMIVGDSGGFVNAAHREGSNLAMTTGRLAAETAIRAKAEGKGWRAASLKAYKDALDDSFVMKDLHKYRDMPGVLHRNPQFFTSYPDLIGRAARTMITVDGVDKKTKEREIFSSFRKHRRLSGLVGDAYKLWRAFR; encoded by the coding sequence ATGAAGAAACCATCGCAATTCGACGCCATCGTGGTCGGTGCCGGCGCCTCGGGCAATGCCGCGGCCTACACCATGGCCAAGGCGGGCCTGAAGGTCCTGCAGATCGAGCGCGGCGAATACCCGGGCAGCAAGAACGTGCAGGGCGCGATCCTCTATGCCAAGGCGCTGGAGGAGATCATTCCCGACTTCCGCGACGACGCGCCGCTGGAGCGCCACATCATCGAGCAGCGCCTGTGGATGCTGGACGAGAACTCCTTCGTCGGCACGCACATCCGCAGCGAGGACTACAACAAGCCGCCCTACAACCGCTACACCATCATCCGCGCGCAGTTCGACAAGTGGTTCAGCGCCAAGGTGCGCGAAGCCGGCGCCCTGCTGATCTGCGAGACCACGGTCAACGAGCTCATCATGGACGGCGACCAGGTGGTGGGCGTGAGCTGCGACCGCCAGCACGGCGACGTGTACGCGGACGTGGTGATCCTGGCCGACGGCGTGAACTCCACGCTGGCGCGCAAGGCCGGATTCCACGGCGAGATCAAGGACGGCAACGTGGCGCTGGCCGTCAAGGAAATCCTCTTCATGCCGGAGGAAACCATCCGCCAGCGCTTCAACGTCGGCGAGGAATCGGGCGTGGTGATCGAGATGGTCGGCCGCATCACCGACGGCATGATGGGCACGGGCTTTCTCTACACCAACAAGGAGTCGCTCACCATCGGCGTGGGCTGCATGCTCGGCGACTTCAAGGCCAACCCGAACCGCACCAGCCCCTACACGCTGCTGGAGCAGATGAAGCGCCATCCGTCGATCGCGCCGCTGATCGAGGGCGGGGAGATGAAGGAGTACTGCGCGCACCTCATTCCCGAGGGCGGCTTCCATGCCATTCCGCAGGTCTACGGCCACGGCTGGATGATCGTGGGCGATTCGGGCGGCTTCGTGAATGCCGCGCACCGCGAAGGCTCGAACCTCGCGATGACCACCGGCCGGCTGGCCGCCGAGACCGCCATCCGCGCCAAGGCCGAAGGCAAGGGCTGGCGCGCCGCTTCGCTCAAAGCCTACAAGGACGCGCTGGACGATTCCTTCGTCATGAAGGACCTGCACAAGTACCGCGACATGCCGGGCGTGCTGCACAGGAACCCGCAGTTCTTCACCAGCTACCCCGACCTCATCGGCCGCGCCGCGCGCACCATGATCACCGTGGACGGCGTGGACAAGAAGACCAAGGAGCGCGAGATCTTCTCGAGCTTCCGCAAGCACCGCCGTCTGAGCGGCCTCGTGGGCGACGCCTACAAACTCTGGAGGGCCTTCCGATGA
- a CDS encoding ferredoxin family protein: MIPITVNVEEKLFQNRYRVDTGRPHIRIKNAEVCTNECGQKSCTYVCPASCYKAEGNGSVTLITDGCLECGSCRILCSEHANIEWEYPRGGHGILFKFG, encoded by the coding sequence ATGATCCCCATCACCGTCAATGTCGAAGAGAAACTGTTCCAGAACCGCTACCGCGTCGACACGGGGCGGCCGCACATCAGGATCAAGAACGCCGAGGTCTGCACCAACGAGTGCGGCCAGAAGAGCTGCACCTACGTCTGCCCCGCCTCTTGCTACAAGGCCGAAGGCAACGGCAGCGTGACCCTCATCACCGACGGCTGCCTCGAATGCGGCAGCTGCCGCATCCTGTGCAGCGAGCACGCGAACATCGAGTGGGAATACCCGCGCGGCGGCCACGGCATCCTCTTCAAGTTCGGCTGA
- a CDS encoding (2Fe-2S) ferredoxin domain-containing protein, which translates to MSRPTRHVFVCTQNRPPQHPRGSCAGSKGSTALLQAFWAEQQKRQTYEQVAVTYSGCLGPCDRGPNVLVYPEGVLYSGVTPDDVAEIFTSHLENGAPLERLIAAEEVW; encoded by the coding sequence ATGAGCCGCCCCACACGACACGTCTTCGTCTGCACCCAGAACCGCCCGCCCCAGCATCCGCGCGGCTCCTGCGCCGGCAGCAAGGGATCGACCGCCCTGCTGCAGGCCTTCTGGGCCGAGCAGCAGAAGCGCCAGACCTACGAGCAGGTGGCCGTCACCTATTCGGGCTGCCTGGGCCCTTGCGACCGGGGACCCAACGTGCTGGTCTATCCGGAGGGCGTGCTCTACAGCGGCGTGACACCGGACGACGTCGCGGAGATCTTCACGAGCCACCTCGAGAACGGCGCGCCGCTGGAACGCCTGATCGCCGCAGAGGAAGTCTGGTGA
- a CDS encoding IclR family transcriptional regulator has protein sequence MPRRPATASLADEQSAAGGVAAVDRAASLLAAFGDGTPVLTLASLAECTRLYKSTVLRLLASLQHARLVQRQSDGRYALGPSIARLYAAYTDAFALEPVVMPVLRELAATTRESAALHVPQADQRLCLYRVNSPQPVRDHAREGDLLPLARGAGGRVLQAYRGAGDERLGQEIRHRQVVVLAGDRDPELAGIAAPVFDARGALLGALTLTMPRTRLQPAWAGTVLAAARELSRQLGGAFPEPGPAPAPAPAQDPARLAPSAEVAG, from the coding sequence ATGCCCCGGCGCCCCGCCACTGCCTCCTTGGCCGACGAGCAGTCGGCGGCCGGCGGCGTGGCTGCGGTCGATCGCGCGGCCTCCCTGCTGGCAGCCTTCGGCGACGGCACGCCGGTGCTCACGCTGGCGTCGCTGGCCGAGTGCACCCGCCTCTACAAGAGCACGGTGCTGCGCCTTCTGGCGTCGCTGCAGCATGCGCGGCTGGTACAGCGCCAGAGCGACGGCCGCTACGCGCTGGGCCCGTCGATTGCACGCCTCTACGCCGCGTACACCGATGCCTTCGCCCTCGAACCGGTCGTGATGCCGGTGCTGCGTGAACTCGCCGCGACCACGCGCGAAAGCGCGGCACTGCACGTGCCGCAAGCCGACCAGCGGCTGTGCCTCTATCGCGTGAACTCGCCGCAGCCGGTGCGTGACCATGCACGCGAGGGCGACCTGCTGCCGCTGGCGCGCGGCGCCGGAGGCCGGGTGCTGCAGGCCTACCGCGGCGCAGGCGACGAGCGCCTCGGCCAGGAGATCCGCCACCGGCAGGTGGTGGTGCTGGCCGGCGACCGCGACCCCGAACTCGCGGGCATCGCGGCACCCGTCTTCGATGCGCGCGGCGCACTCCTTGGCGCACTGACGCTCACCATGCCGCGCACCCGCCTGCAGCCGGCCTGGGCCGGGACCGTGCTGGCCGCCGCGCGCGAACTCAGCCGGCAACTCGGCGGCGCCTTCCCCGAGCCGGGTCCGGCGCCGGCGCCGGCGCCGGCGCAAGATCCTGCCCGGTTGGCCCCTTCGGCCGAGGTCGCCGGTTGA
- a CDS encoding class II 3-deoxy-7-phosphoheptulonate synthase yields the protein MQHWSASSWRERKALQLPTYPDAGALQAVEARLSSLPPLIFPGEITQLKERLAAVSRGEAFLLQGGDCAESFDELGQMPVESTFRVILQMAVVLTYAAACPVIKVGRIAGQFAKPRSSDTETVQGVTLPSYRGDIINGAEFSAAVRSPDPQRLLTAYSHSAATLNLLRALAQGGFADLHRVHGWTADFVRRSPQGERFEELADRIDQSLAFMEACGFDAAKAPQLHAVEFYTSHEALHLHYEEALTRHDESRNRSYGASAHMLWLGERTRGIEGAHVEYLRGIDNAVGVKLGPTARPEDVLALLDRLDPDHEPGRIVLIARMGSDRIADALPPLLRTVRDAGRTPVWCCDPMHGNTVTSSNGYKTRDFERILDEVRGFFVAHQKEGTYPGGLHFEMTGQDVTECRGGAQALGDEALAQRYRTACDPRLNGSQSLELAFLVADVLRTRRRRV from the coding sequence ATGCAGCATTGGTCCGCATCCTCCTGGCGCGAGCGCAAGGCGCTGCAGCTGCCGACCTATCCCGACGCCGGCGCGCTCCAGGCGGTGGAAGCCCGCCTGTCGTCGCTGCCACCTCTGATCTTTCCGGGAGAGATCACTCAACTCAAGGAGCGACTCGCAGCCGTCTCCCGTGGGGAAGCGTTCCTGCTGCAAGGCGGTGATTGCGCGGAAAGTTTCGACGAACTGGGGCAAATGCCCGTCGAATCGACCTTCCGCGTGATCCTCCAGATGGCGGTTGTGCTCACCTACGCGGCTGCCTGTCCAGTCATCAAGGTCGGGCGGATCGCGGGGCAGTTTGCCAAGCCGAGGTCTTCGGATACCGAGACCGTGCAAGGGGTGACGCTGCCTTCCTACCGCGGCGACATCATCAATGGGGCCGAATTCAGCGCCGCTGTGCGATCGCCGGATCCGCAGCGCCTCCTGACGGCCTACTCCCACTCGGCGGCCACGCTCAACCTGCTGCGCGCCTTGGCACAGGGCGGCTTCGCAGACCTGCATCGGGTGCATGGCTGGACGGCGGATTTTGTCCGGCGCAGCCCCCAGGGCGAACGCTTCGAGGAACTGGCCGATCGCATCGATCAGTCCCTGGCGTTCATGGAGGCCTGCGGGTTCGACGCAGCCAAGGCGCCTCAACTGCACGCGGTGGAGTTCTACACCTCGCATGAGGCGCTGCATCTGCATTACGAGGAAGCGCTGACGCGCCACGATGAAAGCCGCAATCGGTCCTACGGTGCATCGGCGCACATGCTCTGGCTGGGCGAGCGCACCCGAGGCATCGAAGGTGCACACGTGGAGTATCTGCGCGGTATCGACAACGCCGTAGGCGTCAAGCTGGGCCCAACCGCCCGGCCCGAGGACGTGCTTGCCCTGCTGGACCGCCTGGATCCGGACCACGAACCCGGCCGGATCGTTCTGATCGCCCGCATGGGAAGCGACAGGATTGCCGATGCCCTCCCCCCATTGCTCCGCACCGTACGGGATGCTGGCCGCACGCCGGTGTGGTGTTGCGACCCGATGCACGGCAACACGGTGACCTCGTCGAATGGCTACAAGACGCGCGACTTCGAGCGCATCCTTGATGAAGTTCGGGGGTTCTTCGTGGCGCATCAGAAAGAGGGCACCTACCCAGGCGGTCTTCATTTCGAAATGACGGGGCAGGACGTCACTGAATGTCGCGGTGGTGCGCAGGCACTTGGGGATGAAGCGCTGGCGCAGCGCTATCGGACGGCGTGCGACCCGCGGCTCAATGGATCGCAAAGCCTGGAGTTGGCATTCCTCGTGGCTGATGTGCTCCGGACACGTAGAAGGCGAGTCTGA
- a CDS encoding SDR family NAD(P)-dependent oxidoreductase encodes MSGVAQTILITGASGHLGRAVAKAFHTQGARLILLDRQKPPADTIPGSTDQTLFLEVDLLDRQKVSQAITRACEQFGDITAVCHIAGGFRMGEAVHETSEGTWDFLMDLNARSFINVAAATVPVLLRRGGGKVVTVGAGAATRGGAHMGAYSASKSALIRLTESMSAELKDKGINVNCVLPSIIDTPDNRSAMPDADPSSWVAPDALADVIAFLASDAARAIHGAAIPVSGMV; translated from the coding sequence ATGAGCGGCGTTGCGCAGACGATCTTGATCACGGGCGCCTCAGGTCACCTTGGGCGGGCTGTGGCAAAGGCCTTCCACACGCAGGGTGCCCGATTGATCCTGCTTGACCGCCAGAAACCCCCGGCCGATACGATCCCGGGCAGCACGGACCAAACGCTTTTCCTGGAAGTCGATCTGCTCGACCGCCAGAAGGTGTCGCAAGCCATCACTCGCGCGTGCGAGCAGTTCGGCGACATCACGGCGGTGTGTCACATCGCTGGCGGTTTCCGCATGGGTGAAGCCGTGCATGAGACGAGCGAAGGGACGTGGGACTTTCTCATGGACCTGAACGCCCGCTCGTTCATCAATGTCGCGGCGGCCACTGTGCCAGTCCTGCTGCGGCGCGGCGGAGGAAAAGTCGTCACCGTGGGCGCCGGCGCGGCCACCCGTGGCGGGGCCCATATGGGCGCCTACAGCGCGTCCAAGAGCGCGCTGATTCGCCTGACGGAATCGATGTCTGCCGAGCTCAAGGACAAAGGCATCAACGTGAATTGCGTGCTGCCATCCATCATCGACACGCCCGACAACCGCAGCGCCATGCCCGACGCGGACCCATCGTCCTGGGTTGCCCCCGACGCTTTGGCCGATGTGATCGCTTTCCTGGCCTCGGATGCCGCGCGGGCGATCCATGGGGCGGCGATTCCTGTCAGCGGGATGGTCTGA
- the phhA gene encoding phenylalanine 4-monooxygenase, whose product MLQQLKETAKHGLAAGESHVPERRDWTIDQGWSNYTSEEHAVWRTLFERQSKLLPGRACDEFIRGMQDLPIGPEQIPDFEQMSKVLRKRTGWEVVAVPGLVPDDVFFEHLANRRFPAGHFIRKPHELDYLEEPDVFHDVFGHVPMLMNPVIADYIQAYGEGGLRAKRLGVLEKLARVYWYTVEFGLVRQPDGLRIYGAGIASSASETRFAVEDDSPNRVRFKLERVMQTRYRIDDFQETYFVLGHLDELLELARIDFAPLYERLAGTPEYEAGTVLSTDAVVTRGTGRYHAAKRQETPT is encoded by the coding sequence ATGCTGCAGCAACTCAAGGAAACCGCCAAGCACGGCCTTGCCGCCGGGGAGAGTCACGTGCCCGAGCGGCGTGACTGGACCATTGATCAGGGATGGTCGAACTACACGAGCGAAGAGCACGCCGTGTGGCGCACGCTGTTCGAACGGCAGTCGAAGCTGCTGCCCGGCCGGGCATGCGACGAGTTCATCCGCGGCATGCAGGACTTGCCGATCGGGCCCGAGCAGATTCCCGACTTCGAGCAGATGTCCAAGGTCTTGAGGAAGCGCACGGGCTGGGAAGTGGTCGCCGTGCCGGGCCTGGTGCCCGACGATGTGTTCTTCGAGCATCTGGCCAACCGCCGCTTTCCCGCGGGCCACTTCATCCGGAAGCCGCATGAGCTGGACTACCTGGAAGAGCCCGACGTGTTCCATGACGTCTTCGGCCATGTCCCGATGCTGATGAACCCGGTGATCGCGGACTACATCCAGGCCTATGGCGAAGGCGGTCTGCGGGCCAAGCGGCTGGGTGTTCTGGAGAAGCTGGCGCGGGTCTACTGGTACACGGTGGAATTCGGACTGGTCCGGCAACCCGACGGCCTGAGGATCTATGGTGCGGGTATTGCCTCCTCGGCGAGCGAGACCCGCTTCGCAGTTGAGGACGACTCGCCGAATCGCGTCCGCTTCAAGCTCGAGCGGGTGATGCAGACGCGCTACCGCATCGATGATTTCCAGGAGACCTACTTCGTGCTGGGCCATCTGGACGAGCTGCTGGAGCTGGCGCGGATCGACTTCGCTCCGCTCTACGAACGCCTGGCGGGTACGCCTGAATACGAGGCGGGGACGGTGCTTTCCACCGACGCCGTGGTGACGCGAGGAACGGGTCGATACCACGCTGCCAAGCGCCAGGAGACCCCGACATGA
- a CDS encoding 4a-hydroxytetrahydrobiopterin dehydratase: MKLGVEALAAQLPMLDGWAHVADRGGMLSREFRFEDFVQAFGFMAQMALHAERMNHHPEWFNVYNRLSVTLTTHDVGGISAKDIEMACLMNRTFAARAAAQA; this comes from the coding sequence ATGAAGCTCGGCGTCGAGGCGCTCGCGGCGCAGCTACCAATGCTCGACGGTTGGGCTCACGTCGCCGATCGGGGCGGCATGCTCTCGAGGGAGTTCCGGTTCGAGGATTTCGTTCAAGCCTTCGGCTTCATGGCGCAGATGGCCTTGCATGCGGAACGAATGAACCACCACCCCGAGTGGTTCAACGTCTACAACCGCCTGTCGGTCACGCTGACCACGCATGACGTCGGTGGCATTTCGGCCAAGGACATCGAGATGGCCTGCTTGATGAATCGCACTTTTGCGGCCCGGGCGGCCGCCCAGGCCTAG
- the hppD gene encoding 4-hydroxyphenylpyruvate dioxygenase, protein MTDLFENPMGLCGFEFVEFASPAPGVLEPLFEKLGFTLVAKHRSKNVLLYRQGGINFIVNNEPGQAGYFAAEHGPSASGLAFRVRDAHKAYKRALELGAQPIDIPTGPMELRLPAIKGIGGAPLYLIDRFEDGKSIYDIDFEFLPGVERHPEGHGFQVVDHLTHNVYRGRMAYWADFYAKLFNFREIRYFDISGEYTGLTSKAMTAPDGLIRIPLNEEAKQGGGQIEEFLMQFNGEGIQHIALLTDNLLDSIDQLQMAGIPLLTAPNDIYYENLEKRLPGHGQPVGELQARGILLDGTTEGGQPRLLLQIFSEPMLGPVFFEFIERKGDYREGFGEGNFKALFESLERDQINRGVLAAPDKAVAKEPA, encoded by the coding sequence ATGACCGACCTGTTCGAGAATCCGATGGGCCTTTGCGGCTTTGAGTTCGTGGAGTTCGCCTCGCCCGCCCCGGGCGTGCTGGAGCCGCTGTTCGAGAAGCTGGGCTTCACGCTGGTGGCGAAGCACCGGTCAAAGAACGTGTTGCTGTACCGCCAGGGCGGCATCAACTTCATCGTGAACAACGAACCGGGCCAGGCCGGTTACTTCGCCGCCGAGCACGGTCCCTCGGCCTCTGGGCTGGCCTTCCGGGTGCGCGACGCCCACAAGGCTTACAAGCGGGCGCTCGAGCTGGGCGCCCAGCCTATCGATATTCCCACCGGCCCGATGGAACTTCGCCTTCCCGCCATCAAGGGCATCGGCGGCGCGCCGCTGTACCTCATCGACCGCTTCGAAGACGGCAAGTCGATCTACGACATCGACTTCGAATTCCTCCCGGGCGTGGAGCGCCACCCCGAGGGCCACGGCTTCCAGGTCGTCGACCACCTCACGCACAACGTCTATCGTGGGCGCATGGCCTACTGGGCCGACTTCTACGCAAAGCTCTTCAACTTCCGCGAGATCCGCTACTTCGACATCAGCGGCGAGTACACCGGGCTGACCTCCAAGGCCATGACGGCACCCGACGGGCTGATCCGCATCCCGCTCAACGAGGAGGCGAAGCAAGGTGGCGGCCAGATCGAGGAATTCCTCATGCAGTTCAACGGCGAGGGGATCCAGCATATTGCGCTCTTGACCGACAACCTGCTCGACTCGATCGACCAGCTTCAGATGGCCGGCATTCCCTTGCTGACCGCGCCCAACGACATTTACTACGAGAACCTGGAAAAGCGTCTGCCCGGCCACGGCCAGCCGGTGGGTGAGCTGCAGGCACGCGGCATCCTGCTGGACGGCACCACGGAGGGCGGCCAGCCGCGTCTGCTGCTCCAGATCTTCTCGGAGCCGATGCTGGGGCCAGTGTTCTTCGAGTTCATCGAGCGCAAGGGCGACTATCGCGAGGGCTTCGGCGAAGGCAACTTCAAGGCGCTGTTCGAGTCGCTCGAAAGAGACCAGATCAATCGCGGCGTGCTGGCGGCCCCGGACAAGGCGGTGGCGAAGGAGCCGGCATGA